A DNA window from Ahaetulla prasina isolate Xishuangbanna chromosome 7, ASM2864084v1, whole genome shotgun sequence contains the following coding sequences:
- the LOC131202445 gene encoding C-type Lectin CRL-like — MSKSFNHSVLIFWVANFIISGIEAIRCPLGWFTFQNKCYGFHSIPQSWKDAETYCQQYSQQAHLASIVSKMEQEMIATHISTNHFTRKGVWIGLYDSCMKKCWKWTDYSSISYVSWEATFPKPRDYLSCIQLSATSGFQKWRNRNCSKKAQFLCMFRA; from the exons ATGTCCAA ATCCTTCAACCACTCGGTTTTGATCTTCTGGGTTGCCAACTTCATTATATCAG GCATAGAAGCGATACGCTGCCCCTTAGGTTGGTTCACGTTCCAAAACAAATGCTATGGGTTTCATTCTATACCCCAATCATGGAAAGATGCTGAG ACCTACTGCCAGCAGTACAGCCAGCAAGCTCACCTGGCCTCCATCGTCTCCAAGATGGAACAGGAGATGATTGCCACTCACATCTCCACCAACCACTTCACTAGAAAAGGTGTCTGGATTGGCCTCTATGATTCCTGCATG aaaaaatgctggaaatggaCTGATTACTCATCCATTTCCTATGTATCCTGGGAAGCAACCTTTCCTAAACCAAGGGACTACCTGAGTTGCATCCAGCTGTCTGCCACGTCAG GATTTCAAAAATGGAGGAATCGAAATTGTTCAAAAAAAGCACAGTTCCTTTGCATGTTTAGGGCTtag